The following proteins come from a genomic window of Aspergillus luchuensis IFO 4308 DNA, chromosome 3, nearly complete sequence:
- a CDS encoding metallophosphatase domain-containing protein (COG:S;~EggNog:ENOG410PGFV;~InterPro:IPR004843,IPR029052;~PFAM:PF00149;~go_function: GO:0016787 - hydrolase activity [Evidence IEA]), translating into MKMRRKTRFVCVSDTHAYTPSEAGFKLPAGDVLIHAGDLTNHGSAAELRKTMSWIATADFEVKIIICGNHDITLDPGFYAEHGSSFHGQHLEDTQKCLEIITQASPSIVYLRHQSALIRLTRPNGPNTIFKVFGSPYSQSPGIWAYGYESSDANALWNSIPLDTDITVTHTPPYSHCDSRVEGISVGCTALRGALSKVRPSLAVCGHVHESRGSERVRWYSSQGSSSPTVDVQEHKDPVMLPAPGSKKQSLVDLTGKKAPKINNNYFAGNNLRAPASQLFRSSQKALLLPSFEWPPEGFQGSEADQSTSSFRPLCLEEGHTENEDGSNPRRRETCIVNAAIVATSWPHRGGKRFHAPIVVDLELPVWKEEKGGNEPHG; encoded by the exons ATGAAGATGCGTCGAAAGACACGTTTTGTCTGTGTCTCTGATACGCACGCCTACACGCCGTCAGAGGCCGGTTTCAAGCTTCCCGCTGGAGATGTCTTAATCCATGCTGGTGACCTCACCAACCATGGGAGCGCTGCTGAACTGCGTAAGACAATGAGCTGGATTGCTACAGCTGACTTCGAAGTCAAAATCATCATTTGCG GAAACCATGATATCACACTAGACCCGGGTTTCTACGCTGAACACGGGTCTAGCTTTCACGGCCAACATCTAGAAGATACCCAGAAGTGTCTGGAAATAATAACCCAAGCATCACCGTCGATAGTCTATCTCAGGCACCAGTCAGCACTAATCCGGTTGACCCGGCCTAACGGCCCAAATACCATCTTCAAGGTCTTTGGCTCCCCATACTCCCAGTCACCTGGAATCTGGGCGTATGGATACGAGTCTTCAGATGCTAATGCGCTTTGGAACAGCATTCCATTGGACACGGATATCACCGTGACCCATACGCCGCCTTATTCGCACTGCGATAGCCGAGTTGAAGGCATTTCAGTCGGATGCACAGCCCTGCGGGGTGCATTAAGCAAAGTTCGGCCATCACTAGCAGTATGTGGCCATGTACACGAGTCGCGAGGCTCGGAGAGGGTGCGATGGTATTCTTCGCAGGGATCGTCATCACCAACGGTAGATGTCCAAGAGCATAAGGATCCAGTTATGCTGCCTGCCCCGGGCAGTAAGAAGCAGAGCCTAGTCGATCTCACGGGCAAGAAGGCACCCAAAATCAATAACAATTACTTTGCCGGCAACAACCTTCGAGCGCCAGCCAGTCAACTGTTCCGATCGTCACAAAAGGCCCTGCTGTTACCGTCTTTTGAGTGGCCACCTGAAGGATTCCAAGGCTCTGAAGCCGATCAATCAACGTCATCCTTCCGGCCTTTGTGCTTAGAGGAAGGACACACTGAGAATGAAGACGGGTCTAATCCAAGGCGACGCGAAACATGTATTGTCAATGCGGCCATCGTGGCGACCAGTTGGCCGCATCGGGGTGGGAAACGGTTCCATGCCCCTATTGTGGTCGATCTAGAACTACCAGtctggaaagaggagaagggaggaaaTGAACCCCACGGCTAG
- the LCB2_2 gene encoding putative serine palmitoyltransferase 1 (BUSCO:EOG09260Z3X;~COG:O;~EggNog:ENOG410PG3U;~InterPro:IPR004839,IPR015424,IPR015421,IPR015422;~PFAM:PF00155;~TransMembrane:1 (i89-108o);~go_function: GO:0003824 - catalytic activity [Evidence IEA];~go_function: GO:0030170 - pyridoxal phosphate binding [Evidence IEA];~go_process: GO:0009058 - biosynthetic process [Evidence IEA]), giving the protein MMPRWKRSKARPEKDAAISGGNPGVSPDSPTAHSTAVASLRAAPSDPEAIRKLAKQHAEFGPLGDPSHLYTSEHPGGEIPDPVIDEPPYFVVLTTYVSFLVLIFLGHFHDFVDKWFRSHTYRHLKPQNGYASLYSDFESFYTRRLKQRINDCFERPIVGVPGRHVTLLDRTTEDNLHFRLTGTTTDTLNLSSYNYLGFAQSEGPCTDYAEEVLRRDGICIASTPEGGITKLHAEVEDQIARFVGKEAAVVFSMGFVTNATIFPSIMEKGCLILSDELNHASIRFGARLSGAAIQVFAHNNMADLEKRLREAISQGQPRTHRPWKKILVTVEGLFSMEGTMCNLPRILALKKKYKFHLFVDEAHSIGAVGRHGRGVCDYFKVDPAEVDILMGTFTKSFGANGGYIAADRAIIDKIRCTNAGQIFGEAPSLPVLAQIYSSLRLIADEDPLHPGEGRERMQRLAFNSRYLRLGLKRLGFIVYGHDDSPIVPLMLYNPAKMPAFSREMLRRKISVVVVTYPATPLELSRARLCISAAHTKDDLDRILQACDEIGDALEIKFSSGIAGGLREPLSAHDSSKGPRIIEPPRWPLEEVIARGTYDANQPLY; this is encoded by the exons ATGATGCCTCGCTGGAAGCGCAGTAAAGCGCGCCCCGAGAAGGATGCAGCAATCAGCGGCGGCAATCCCGGTGTATCCCCCGACTCCCCTACGGCTCATTCTACTGCTGTGGCCTCCCTTCGCGCT GCACCATCCGACCCGGAAGCGATTCGAAAGCTAGCCAAGCAGCACGCCGAGTTCGGACCCCTGGGCGACCCGTCGCATCTCTACACCAGCGAGCATCCCGGTGGAGAGATCCCTGACCCGGTCATTGATGAGCCTCCGTACTTCGTCGTCCTGACCACCTACGTCAGCTTTCTCGTGCTGATCTTTCTCGGCCATTTCCATGATTTCGTGGACAAGTGGTTTCGCTCCCATACTTACCGGCACTTGAAGCCACAGAATGGCTATGCGTCATTGTATAGCGACTTCGAGAGTTTCTACACGCGACGCTTGAAGCAACGGATTAATGACTGTTTTGAGAGGCCGATTGTTGGTGTTCCGGGCAGGCATGTTACGCTGTTGGACCGCACGACTGAAGACAACCTTCATTTCAGACTTACGGGCACAACGACGGATACGCTGAACCTGAGTTCGTATAATTATTTGGGTTTTGCTCAGTCGGAAGGCCCATGCACCGACTATGCCGAGGAGGTACTCCGCCGGGATGGCATTTGCATTGCATCGACTCCCGAGGGAGGAATCACGAAGCTTCATGCAGAGGTGGAAGATCAAATCGCCCGGTTTGTGGGAAAAGAAGCCGCAGTTGTGTTCTCCATGGGCTTTGTGACGAATGCGACTATCTTTCCCTCCATAATGGAAAAGGGATGTCTGATCCTGTCTGATGAACTCAATCATGCGTCCATCCGGTTTGGTGCTCGTCTGTCTGGCGCGGCTATTCAAGTCTTCGCGCATAACAACATGGCCGACCTCGAGAAGCGTCTCAGGGAGGCAATCTCTCAAGGTCAGCCTCGCACGCATAGGCCGTGGAAGAAAATTCTTGTTACCGTGGAGGGACTGTTCTCTATGGAAGGTACCATGTGCAACCTTCCTCGGATACtggcgttgaagaagaagtacaagTTCCACCTTTTTGTTGACGAGGCACACTCCATTGGAGCTGTTGGACGTCACGGACGCGGAGTTTGCGACTACTTCAAAGTAGACCCGGCGGAAGTCGACATCCTGATGGGAACGTTTACCAAGTCCTTCGGGGCGAACGGTGGCTATATCGCGGCCGACAGAGCCATCATTGACAAGATTCGCTGCACAAACGCTGGTCAAATCTTTGGAGAAGCCCCGTCGCTTCCTGTCCTGGCTCAGATCTACTCCTCATTGCGACTCATTGCTGATGAGGATCCTCTTCACCCGGGCGAGGGACGCGAGCGGATGCAGCGCCTGGCTTTCAACTCGCGCTACCTTCGGCTTGGATTGAAGAGACTGGGCTTCATCGTCTACGGACACGATGACTCTCCTATTGTGCCGTTGATGCTGTACAATCCGGCCAAGATGCCCGCCTTCTCTCGAGAAATGCTGCGTCGCAAGATCTCCGTGGTTGTTGTGACATACCCTGCCACGCCCCTGGAGCTGTCACGGGCGCGACTCTGCATCTCAGCCGCGCACACTAAAGACGATCTGGATCGCATCCTGCAGGCGTGCGATGAAATAGGCGATGCATTGGAGATCAAATTCTCTTCAGGCATTGCAGGTGGTCTGAGGGAACCATTGTCTGCACACGATAGCTCGAAGGGACCTAGGATTATTGAGCCTCCCCGTTGGCCTCTCGAAGAGGTCATTGCGAGGGGCACTTACGACGCAAATCAGCCTTTATACTAG
- a CDS encoding putative AMP-binding domain protein (COG:I;~EggNog:ENOG410PIY6;~InterPro:IPR000873,IPR020845,IPR042099,IPR025110;~PFAM:PF00501,PF13193): MSSAKDRLSGLLGHLIPSSSSSSAPSTSDPQGPSTDQGQNSKNNKVNFHTLSPAYFLQRSAAIEPDAEAIYHITSDGQELRRTYLEFADRARGLAYFLKKRGFKRVGILCPNTPAFLESIFGIGAAGAVNIAVNYRLKEDDIAYIFTHSEAEVIIVDKEFLPLLRVYREAKPETPIIVDTDTDAAEGQLSGPFDEAVLEGLKYDIATGNKGWEGLQAQAGSEDDVVALAYTSGTTSRPKGVEYTNRGAYLAALGNVVESGLNVFNGRCRYLWILPMFHAVGWTFPWAVTAARGTHYCLRKVDYGQIWKLFKKEGITHFNAAPTVNTLLCNHPDAEPLSTPVIVQVAGSPPTPHLFEQMTSLNLRPVHVYGMTETYGPTTRCYMLPAWDQLPRDEKFRRMARQGHGFLTSLPTRVIKTDVPEGTIIDVKQDGKEIGEIAFVGNICAKGYYKDAEATRKLFAGGVLHSGDLAVWHPDGAIQILDRAKDIIISGGENISSVALESMLVTHPDILEVGVVAVPDTHWGERPKAFVTTKQGRHLEGKEVIDWARNQSQISKFMLPREVEVVAELPKTSTGKIRKNVLRDWAKGAPR; encoded by the exons ATGTCTTCCGCCAAAGATAGATTATCCGGCCTCTTAGGCCATTTgatcccttcctcttcttcttcttccgcacCATCTACATCCGATCCCCAAGGCCCTTCTACAGATCAGGGGCAAAATagcaagaacaacaaagTCAACTTCCACACACTTTCGCCCGCGTATTTCCTACAGAGGTCGGCGGCGATTGAACCGGAT GCAGAAGCTATTTACCACATCACATCCGATGGTCAGGAACTCCGACGAACCTACCTCGAGTTTGCAGACAGAGCAAGAGGATTAGCGTATTTCTTGAAGAAGCGCGGGTTCAAAAGAGTCGGCATTCTGTGTCCCAATACCCCGGCTTTCTTGGAGTCTATTTTTGGGATTGGGGCCGCCGGGGCGGTGAATATTG CTGTGAACTACCGACTcaaagaagatgatatcgcttatatatttacacATTCGGAAGCGGAGGTGATCATTGTGGATAAGGAATTCTTGCCCTTGCTGCGCGTGTATAGGGAGGCGAAGCCGGAGACTCCCATCATCGTTGATACGGATACCGATGCCGCGGAGGGTCAATTGTCGGGTCCCTTTGACGAGGCGGTTTTGGAAGGTCTCAAGTACGATATAGCTACTGGAAATAAGGGCTGGGAGGGGCTGCAGGCTCAGGCTGGTTcggaagatgatgttgttgctttgGCATATACGAGTGGGACGACGTCGCGGCCGAAGGGTGTCGAATATACAAATCGGGGTGCCTATTTGGCTGCTTTGGGGAATGTGGTCGAGTCTGGGTTGAACGTGTTTAATGGTCGTTGTCGGTATTTGTGGATTTTGCCGATGTTTCATGCTGTTG GTTGGACGTTTCCGTGGGCTGTTACTGCTGCGCGTGGTACGCACTATTGTCTGCGCAAGGTGGACTATGGGCAGATTTGGAAGTTGTTCAAGAAGGAGGGCATCACCCACTTTAATGCGGCCCCTACGGTGAACACGCTGCTTTGCAATCATCCGGATGCTGAGCCACTGTCAACACCGGTTATCGTCCAAGTGGCGGGTAGTCCGCCTACGCCTCATCTGTTCGAGCAGATGACCAGTCTGAATCTGCGTCCCGTGCATGTCTACGGTATGACGGAGACGTATGGTCCTACTACCAGGTGCTATATGCTACCCGCATGGGATCAATTACCACGAGACGAGAAGTTCCGGAGGATGGCCAGGCAAGGCCATGGTTTCCTGACCAGTCTGCCAACGCGGGTCATCAAGACGGATGTGCCTGAGGGCACCATCATCGACGTCAAGCAAGACGGCAAGGAGATTGGCGAGATTGCGTTTGTCGGTAACATCTGTGCTAAGGGTTACTATAAAGATGCCGAGGCGACGCGGAAGCTCTTTGCTGGTGGCGTTCTTCATTCGGGCGATCTGGCTGTCTGGCATCCCGATGGAGCGATCCAGATCCTGGACCGAGCCAAAGACATCATTATCAGCG GAGGCGAAAACATCTCGTCTGTCGCACTGGAATCCATGCTGGTGACTCACCCGGACATTCTGGAGGTGGGCGTGGTGGCGGTGCCTGACACACATTGGGGAGAGCGACCCAAGGCGTTTGTAACCACGAAGCAAGGTCGGCAcctggaggggaaagaggtgATCGACTGGGCCCGGAACCAAAGTCAAATCAGCAAGTTCATGCTTCcgcgggaggtggaggtggtggcggaACTGCCTAAGACGAGTACGGGGAAAATCAGGAAGAATGTTCTTCGGGACTGGGCGAAAGGGGCACCGCGATGA
- the GRR1 gene encoding putative ubiquitin ligase complex F-box protein GRR1 (BUSCO:EOG09260GOF;~COG:S;~EggNog:ENOG410QEH4;~InterPro:IPR001810,IPR006553,IPR036047,IPR032675;~PFAM:PF00646,PF12937;~go_function: GO:0005515 - protein binding [Evidence IEA]), producing MRHIPCRSAFHIHGERNQDATEHDQGSVPAHLIPIPTAVLMPRQRQPARFSSEAPSESSTSSTSPDRTADEDTDFFTAQANDSQSSVGVATRDAHPHHDTDLYLPPIGRLPPEILIAIFAKLSSPSDMLSCMRVCRGWAANCVGILWHRPSCNNWDNMKSITASVGKSDSFFPYSQLIRRLNLSALTDDVSDGTVVPFAQCNRIERLTLTNCSKLTDKGVSDLVEGNRHLQALDVSDLKHLTDHTLYTIARNCARLQGLNITGCVNVTDDSLITVARNCRQIKRLKLNGVTQVTDKAILSFAQSCPAILEIDLHDCKLVTNPSVTSLMTTLQNLRELRLAHCTEIDDTAFLELPRHLSMDSLRILDLTSCESVRDDAVERIVAAAPRLRNLVLAKCRFITDRAVWAICRLGKNLHYVHLGHCSNITDAAVIQLVKSCNRIRYIDLACCIRLTDTSVKQLATLPKLRRIGLVKCQNITDASIEALAGSKAAHHSGGVSSLERVHLSYCVRLTIDGIHALLNSCPRLTHLSLTGVQAFLREELTVFCREAPSEFTHQQREVFCVFSGEGVNRLRDFLNRIIPPPPPTRDMETEATMYDDDEELEDEENQVTGLMHATAATAIHDDDYIDIGHTHG from the exons ATGAGACACATTCCATGCCGATCAGCCTTCCATATCCACGGTGAGCGAAACCAGGACGCAACTGAGCACGACCAGGGTTCCGTTCCCGCACACTTGATTCCCATCCCGACGGCGGTCCTGATGCCCCGCCAAAGGCAACCCGCTCGGTTCTCGAGCGAAGCTCCCTCCGAATCCTCGACCTCGTCGACGTCTCCGGATCGCACTGCAGACGAGGATACCGACTTCTTCACAGCCCAGGCGAATGACTCGCAATCGTCGGTCGGCGTCGCGACCCGTGatgcccatccccaccatgaCACCGACCTGTACCTGCCGCCGATCGGGCGTCTACCCCCGGAGATtctcatcgccatcttcgccaaACTATCCTCGCCCTCCGACATGTTGAGCTGCATGCGCGTATGCAGGGGATGGGCAGCGAACTGCGTGGGCATTCTCTGGCACCGGCCTTCGTGCAACAACTGGGACAACATGAAAAGCATCACGGCCTCGGTGGGAAAATCAGACAGCTTCTTTCCCTACTCGCAGCTGATCCGGAGACTCAACCTATCCGCGCTGACGGACGATGTCAGTGATGGCACTGTGGTGCCCTTTGCCCAGTGCAACCGCATCGAACGTCTCACGTTGACCAATTGCTCGAAACTCACGGACAAGGGTGTGTCGGACTTGGTGGAAGGCAATCGGCATCTGCAGGCTCTGGATGTTTCTGATCTGAAACATCTTACAGATCATACTTTGTATACGATAGCTCGGAACTGTGCGCGGCTGCAGGGCCTCAACATCACGGGATGTGTCAATGTAACGGACGACTCGTTGATCACGGTGGCTCGGAATTGTCGACAAATCAAAAGG TTAAAATTAAACGGAGTAACACAGGTTACTGACAAGGCCATCTTGTCGTTCGCCCAAAGTTGCCCGGCCATCCTGGAGATTGACTTGCACGACTGTAAGCTCGTCACCAACCCGTCGGTGACGTCGCTCATGACGACGCTCCAAAACCTGCGCGAGTTGCGACTAGCCCATTGTACAGAAATTGACGACACGGCTTTCCTGGAGCTCCCCCGGCATCTGTCGATGGACAGTCTCCGCATTCTTGACCTGACGTCATGCGAGAGCGTCCGGGACGATGCCGTTGAGCGCATTGTGGCTGCGGCCCCTCGTCTACGGAATCTGGTGCTGGCCAAGTGCCGGTTCATCACCGATCGTGCGGTCTGGGCCATTTGCCGGCTCGGCAAGAATCTACACTACGTCCATCTGGGCCACTGCTCCAACATCACTGATGCCGCGGTGATTCAGCTGGTCAAATCCTGCAACCGCATCCGGTATATCGATCTGGCCTGCTGCATTCGTTTGACGGACACGAGCGTGAAGCAGCTGGCCACATTGCCCAAGCTGCGGCGAATTGGCTTGGTCAAGTGCCAGAATATTACGGACGCTAGCATTGAAGCCTTGGCAGGATCCAAGGCGGCCCACCATTCGGGGGGCGTCAGTAGCTTGGAGCGGGTGCATCTGAGTTACTGCGTTCGCCTAACGATTGAT GGAATTCACGCTTTACTCAACAGTTGTCCGCGACTGACACACCTGAGTCTGACGGGCGTTCAGGCCTTCCTGCGAGAAGAGCTGACGGTCTTCTGCCGCGAGGCACCTTCGGAGTTCACGCATCAACAACGAGAGGTGTTCTGCGTGTTCAGCGGCGAGGGCGTCAACCGCCTGCGCGACTTCCTGAACCGCATCAtcccgcctcctccgccgacgCGAGACATGGAGACCGAGGCCACGATgtatgacgatgatgaggagctAGAGGACGAGGAAAACCAAGTGACAGGCTTGATGCATGCGACCGCCGCGACGGCCATTCACGACGACGACTACATTGACATTGGACATACCCATGGTTGA
- the RPL16B gene encoding 60S ribosomal protein uL13 (COG:J;~EggNog:ENOG410PHKH;~InterPro:IPR005755,IPR005822,IPR023563,IPR036899;~PFAM:PF00572;~go_component: GO:0005840 - ribosome [Evidence IEA];~go_component: GO:0015934 - large ribosomal subunit [Evidence IEA];~go_function: GO:0003735 - structural constituent of ribosome [Evidence IEA];~go_process: GO:0006412 - translation [Evidence IEA]) — protein MSAIEPVVVIDGKGHLLGRLASTVAKQLLNGQKIVVVRCEALNISGEFFRAKLKYHAYLRKMTRFNPTRGGPFHFRAPSRIFYKAVRGMIPHKTARGAAAMERLKVFEGVPPPYDKKKRVVVPQALRVLRLRPGRKYCTVGRLSHEVGWKYQDVVARLEERRKVKSSAYYERKKAARRQLVHAQKSAGVNEQTKSQLASLGY, from the exons ATGTCCGCCATCGAGCCAGTC GTCGTCATTGACGGCAAGGGACACCTCTTGGGTCGCCTGGCCAGCACTGTTGCTAAGCAGCTGCTCAACGGTCAGAAGATCGTCGTCGTGAGATGTGAAGCCCTCAACATCTCCGGCGAGTTCTTCCGCGCGAAGC TCAAGTACCACGCCTACCTTCGCAAGATGACTCGTTTCAACCCCACCCGCGGAG GTCCCTTCCACTTCCGTGCCCCCTCCCGCATCTTCTACAAGGCTGTCCGCGGCATGATCCCCCACAAGACCGCCCGTGGTGCCGCCGCTATGGAGCGCCTGAAGGTTTTCGAGGGTGTTCCTCCCCCCtacgacaagaagaagcgcgtTGTCGTTCCCCAGGCTCTGCGTGTTCTCCGCCTGCGCCCCGGCCGCAAGTACTGCACCGTTGGTCGTCTCAGCCACGAGGTTGGCTGGAAGTACCAGGACGTTGTTGCCAG ACTTGAGGAGCGCAGAAAGGTTAAGAGCAGTGCATACTACGAGCGCAAGAAGGCCGCTCGCCGCCAACTCGTCCACGCCCAGAAGTCGGCGGGTGTTAACGAGCAGACCAAGAGCCAGCTCGCTTCCCTCGGATACTAG